The Montipora foliosa isolate CH-2021 chromosome 14, ASM3666993v2, whole genome shotgun sequence genome window below encodes:
- the LOC137984849 gene encoding leishmanolysin-like peptidase, with the protein MVRHVHLEPTHVIRRRSIDQPLRISLDFLNISRLEDPYRIKDVLQNAREYFSQTLKVRKTVPKILLQRKCLDNNFFLKSSDGKGPGRVRFCRNGCNETRFLCGPIEIPAHDLDQCRLCDEDQRNCGNDTRPRFAAGRGHDDTDFVLYVTALANTNCNNTKTLAYAAACQQESGLDRPVVGFINICPDKVTARELRTSYNDVLATIKHEIFHALGFSPSMFAFFRNTRGDPLTPRLGNGLPRYVISQKLYEWSAETVKVVTRENWLTRSGTVSHPIHVMATPRVKEEAQKHFNCSSLEGAELENQGGKGTKLAHWEKRIFGNEGMTGIFTQYSVFSRLTLALMEDTGWYKVNYEMAEPLLWGKNLGCLFAKNSCGAWIKAQRDADQSIAPFCNITAESSDGRTGCSVDSRSVAKCNLVKYGASLPIEYQNFLSGYIPGADGNEGQYGGTVALADYCPFYQGFTWTKEGKGLRSSSCVSHHNNLEQDKNLALEIYSNSSACIEQTMQWTRRKCGVRYTASNWGGGCYRYMCEHNSLKVLVFGYKFNCFHEGQHIKVLVEANGWEYRGGLVCPSCEVVCHGSGITCAADVIPAPENSQPIPKISAVTCSQCSIHISHISFQLVILLCVFKLVMMVTSS; encoded by the exons ATGGTACGTCATGTTCATTTGGAGCCAACTCACGTCATTAGGCGGCGCAGCATTGACCAGCCTTTGAGAATATCGCTGGATTTTCTAAATATCAGCAGATTGGAAGACCCATACAGAATAAAAGATGTTTTACAAAACGCTCGTGAATACTTTAGTCAAACGTTAAAGGTTCGTAAAACGGTCCCAAAGATTCTTCTTCAGAGGAAATGTCTCGAcaataatttctttttgaaaagcaGCGACGGAAAGGGCCCTGGAAGAGTTCGATTCTGTCGAAATGGATGTAATGAGACGAGATTTCTTTGCGGCCCCATCGAGATACCAGCACACGATTTGGATCAGTGTAGACTATGCGACGAGGATCAGAGAaattgtggaaacgacacaaggCCTAGATTTGCTGCGGGCAGAGGACATGATGATACGGACTTTGTTCTCTACGTTACTGCACTGGCCAATACAAACTGTAACAATACTAAGACTTTGGCGTATGCTGCGGCCTGTCAACAGGAGAGTGGCTTAGATCGCCCTGTTGTTGGGTTTATAAACATTTGCCCAGACAAGGTCACTGCAAGAGAACTCAGAACTAGCTACAACGATGTTCTTGCCACGATAAAGCATGAGATCTTTCACGCTCTGGGGTTTTCGCCTTCCATGTTTGCCTTCTTCAGGAACACTAGGGGTGATCCATTAACCCCTCGTCTTGGAAATGGACTGCCGAGATATGTTATTTCCCAAAAACTTTACGAGTGGAGTGCAGAG ACTGTTAAAGTTGTTACCCGAGAGAATTGGCTAACAAGGTCTGGAACAGTCTCCCATCCCATTCATGTAATGGCAACACCCAGAGTCAAGGAAGAGGCACAAAAACACTTCAACTGTTCATCATTAGAGGGAGCTGAGCTTGAAAATCAAGGAGGGAAAGGAACCAAGCTTGCACACTGGGAAAAACGTATATTTGGAAATGAAGGTATGACTGGCATATTCACACAGTACTCTGTGTTCTCCAGGCTGACACTGGCTCTTATGGAGGACACAGGTTGGTATAAAGTAAACTATGAGATGGCAGAACCATTACTGTGGGGTAAGAACTTGGGTTGCCTCTTTGCTAAAAACAGTTGTGGCGCATGGATAAAAGCACAAAGAGATGCTGATCAAAGCATTGCACCTTTCTGCAACATTACTGCAGAATCTTCTGATGGAAGAACAGGCTGTTCAGTCGACAGTAGGTCTGTTGCAAAATGTAACTTAGTCAAGTATGGAGCAAGTCTCCCTATAGAGTATCAGAATTTTTTAAGTGGTTATATTCCTGGGGCAGATGGAAATGAGGGACAGTATGGAGGAACAGTTGCTCTCGCAGATTATTGTCCATTCTATCAAGGCTTTACCTGGACAAAAGAGGGCAAAGGTTTGAGGTCATCTTCATGTGTCTCTCATCACAATAATTTGGAACAAGACAAGAACTTAGCTTTAGAAATTTACAGCAACAGTTCAGCTTGTATTGAGCAAACAATGCAGTGGACAAGGAGAAAATGTGGTGTACGCTACACAGCATCAAACTGGGGAGGTGGTTGCTATAGGTACATGTGCGAGCACAACTCCCTTAAAGTATTAGTTTTCGGCTATAAATTCAATTGTTTTCATGAAGGACAACACATTAAGGTTTTGGTAGAAGCTAATGGCTGGGAGTATCGAGGAGGACTCGTATGCCCTTCCTGTGAAGTAGTGTGCCATGGTAGTGGGATCACATGTGCTGCAGATGTAATACCAGCTCCAGAGAACTCTCAACCAATTCCCAAGATATCCGCAGTCACATGCTCTCAGTGTTCGATACATATTTCACACATTTCATTTCAGCTGGTGATATTGCTATGTGTGTTCAAATTGGTGATGATGGTTACTTCAAGTTAG